From the Pseudoalteromonas tunicata genome, one window contains:
- the hflC gene encoding protease modulator HflC, with protein MKNFSLIILLTAVILSFSSVFVVLEGQQAIVLQFSKVKKDADDKAVVYGPGLQFKIPFISEVRKLDARIQTLDGAPDRFVTSEKKDLIVDSFVKWRINDFSSFYLRTRGDLQYAETLLKQKVNNGLRTNFGSRTIKEIVSGERSALMKDALVQASESASELGIEVLDVRVKQINLPTEVSNSIYQRMRAERTAVAKEHRSEGKEKAETIRAGVDRRVTVMLAEAERNARMERGDGDAAAAQIYASAYSKDAEFYAFLRSLDAYKATFNSKNDVMVLGTDSEFFQPMKSSGIK; from the coding sequence ATGAAGAACTTTAGTTTAATTATATTGTTAACCGCAGTTATTTTATCTTTTTCATCAGTATTTGTGGTACTTGAAGGCCAACAAGCGATTGTATTGCAATTTAGCAAGGTGAAAAAAGACGCTGATGATAAAGCGGTAGTGTATGGCCCTGGTTTACAATTTAAAATTCCATTTATTTCAGAAGTTCGTAAATTAGATGCGCGTATTCAAACCCTTGATGGCGCACCAGATCGTTTTGTAACAAGTGAAAAGAAAGACTTAATTGTTGATTCATTTGTAAAATGGCGAATTAATGATTTTAGCTCGTTTTATCTAAGAACCCGTGGGGACTTACAGTATGCTGAAACGTTACTGAAACAAAAAGTAAATAATGGTTTAAGAACTAATTTTGGTTCAAGAACAATTAAAGAAATTGTTTCAGGTGAGCGTAGTGCGTTAATGAAAGATGCGTTAGTGCAGGCTTCAGAAAGCGCAAGTGAGCTGGGTATTGAAGTACTTGATGTTCGTGTAAAGCAAATCAATCTTCCTACAGAAGTGAGTAACTCGATTTACCAACGTATGCGCGCTGAGCGTACTGCGGTGGCAAAAGAGCATCGCTCTGAAGGTAAAGAAAAAGCTGAAACGATTCGCGCAGGAGTTGACCGTCGTGTAACTGTAATGCTTGCAGAAGCTGAACGAAATGCACGTATGGAACGTGGTGATGGCGATGCTGCTGCCGCGCAGATTTATGCATCGGCTTACTCTAAAGACGCTGAGTTTTATGCATTTTTAAGAAGTTTAGATGCTTACAAAGCGACATTTAACAGCAAAAATGATGTGATGGTACTGGGTACTGATAGTGAGTTTTTTCAACCAATGAAAAGCTCAGGTATCAAATAA
- a CDS encoding DUF2065 domain-containing protein, whose amino-acid sequence MTTETLILAFALFLIFEGLGPALLPKKWQQMLQQLSVLPFSQLRVFGIVLIVMGWLLFISFKP is encoded by the coding sequence ATGACAACAGAAACACTGATTTTAGCCTTTGCGCTATTTTTGATTTTTGAAGGATTAGGGCCGGCACTCTTGCCAAAAAAATGGCAGCAGATGTTACAACAACTCAGTGTGCTGCCTTTCTCACAATTAAGAGTCTTTGGTATTGTTTTAATTGTAATGGGATGGCTTTTATTCATCAGTTTTAAGCCCTAA
- a CDS encoding adenylosuccinate synthase: MGKNVVVLGTQWGDEGKGKVVDLLTDKASLVVRYQGGHNAGHTLVINGEKTVLHLIPSGVLRDNVKCVIGNGVVLAPDALMREIGMLEERGVPVRERLLISEACPLILPFHVALDVAREKARGDKPIGTTGRGIGPAYEDKVARRGLRVGDLFNPQQFSDKLKEVLEYHNFTLEHYYKVEPVDFQKTYDDAMAVADILKAMVVDVTELLDQTRKAGESILFEGAQGTLLDIDHGTYPYVTSSNTTAGGVATGAGFGPLHLDYVLGIAKAYTTRVGSGPFPTELYDGLEKQDPVGKHLGTKGHEFGATTGRLRRTGWFDAVAMRRAVQINSVSGFCLTKLDVLDGVETIKICTGYQLEDGTVTNVTPLAAEGYDKVTPIYEEMPGWTETTFGVKSVEQLPQAALNYIKRIEEITGVPVDIISTGPDRVETMILRNPFA; the protein is encoded by the coding sequence ATGGGTAAAAACGTCGTTGTATTAGGCACCCAATGGGGTGATGAAGGTAAAGGTAAGGTTGTAGACCTGCTAACAGACAAAGCATCTTTGGTTGTTCGTTATCAAGGTGGTCATAATGCAGGCCATACTTTGGTAATTAACGGTGAAAAAACAGTATTACATCTTATTCCTTCAGGTGTATTACGCGATAACGTTAAATGTGTTATCGGTAATGGTGTTGTTTTAGCACCTGATGCGTTAATGAGAGAAATTGGCATGTTAGAAGAGCGTGGCGTACCTGTACGTGAGCGTCTTTTAATCAGCGAAGCATGTCCATTAATTTTGCCATTCCACGTTGCACTTGATGTTGCTCGTGAAAAAGCGCGTGGTGATAAGCCAATTGGTACTACAGGTCGTGGTATCGGTCCAGCTTATGAAGATAAAGTTGCCCGCCGTGGTTTACGTGTTGGTGATTTATTCAACCCTCAACAATTTTCTGACAAGTTAAAAGAAGTATTGGAATACCATAACTTCACACTTGAGCATTATTACAAAGTTGAGCCAGTTGATTTCCAAAAAACGTATGATGATGCAATGGCTGTTGCGGACATTTTAAAAGCAATGGTTGTAGATGTAACTGAATTACTTGATCAAACTCGTAAAGCTGGCGAAAGCATTTTGTTTGAAGGTGCACAAGGTACTTTACTTGATATCGACCATGGTACTTATCCATATGTTACGTCATCAAATACCACAGCCGGTGGCGTAGCAACTGGTGCAGGTTTTGGTCCATTACATTTAGATTATGTATTAGGTATTGCTAAAGCGTATACAACACGTGTTGGTTCTGGTCCTTTCCCGACAGAATTATACGATGGTCTTGAAAAACAAGATCCAGTTGGTAAGCATTTAGGCACTAAAGGCCACGAGTTTGGTGCAACAACTGGACGTTTACGTCGTACAGGTTGGTTTGACGCTGTTGCTATGCGTCGTGCAGTTCAAATCAATAGCGTATCAGGTTTCTGTTTAACTAAGTTAGACGTACTTGATGGCGTTGAAACAATTAAGATTTGTACTGGATATCAGTTAGAAGATGGCACAGTTACCAATGTAACACCACTTGCAGCTGAAGGTTACGACAAAGTAACTCCAATCTACGAAGAAATGCCTGGTTGGACTGAAACAACGTTTGGTGTAAAGTCAGTTGAGCAATTGCCTCAAGCAGCTTTAAACTATATCAAGCGTATTGAAGAAATTACCGGCGTACCAGTTGATATTATCTCAACAGGTCCTGATCGTGTTGAAACAATGATCCTTCGCAATCCATTTGCTTAA
- a CDS encoding tetratricopeptide repeat protein, with the protein MMPLASHSAEPLEAVQLYTQDELLVLINKNTHLERVKADDCQLVQDIEARAIKMSIPAYQFLFGDMLAYGVCLDRDVERGMYFIRLAAEQGLAEALEQMGRYYHLGKFVQVDIPQAIVFLREAAALGNLKAQIRLVDLFNKGEGSPADYEDAYRWLFHSIIAETKTHKEVETLLATLAKKMPPSVIERARKPI; encoded by the coding sequence ATGATGCCATTGGCTAGTCATTCAGCTGAGCCTCTTGAGGCGGTTCAACTTTATACCCAAGATGAACTTTTAGTGCTGATAAATAAAAACACTCACTTAGAGCGCGTAAAAGCGGATGATTGTCAATTAGTGCAAGATATTGAAGCGCGCGCCATTAAAATGTCTATTCCAGCCTATCAGTTTTTGTTCGGCGATATGCTTGCTTATGGCGTCTGCCTTGATCGTGATGTTGAGCGTGGTATGTATTTTATTCGTTTAGCAGCGGAGCAAGGCCTTGCTGAAGCCTTAGAGCAAATGGGACGGTATTACCATCTGGGTAAATTTGTTCAGGTCGATATCCCTCAAGCAATTGTTTTTTTACGCGAAGCTGCTGCATTGGGAAATCTAAAAGCTCAAATTCGCTTGGTTGATTTGTTTAATAAAGGAGAAGGGAGTCCTGCTGATTATGAAGATGCTTACCGCTGGCTATTTCATTCTATTATAGCTGAAACTAAAACACATAAAGAAGTCGAGACCCTGCTTGCGACGCTTGCGAAAAAAATGCCTCCGAGTGTAATAGAGCGCGCTCGTAAACCAATTTAA
- the rnr gene encoding ribonuclease R: MSNQDPFLSREQDKYENPVPSREFILAHLQDRQKPASFESLCEELDIVDEERSIALKRRLRAMERDGQIIFNRLKCYCLPDKVGLVKGRVIGHRDGFGFLALDDGGKDWFIPKHQMEGVFHGDRVLAKPASQGKGGKCDARIVRVLDGERTPIIGRFFVEHGMAVVVPEDPRITQDIIILPGNENGARHNQMVQIEITQRPSQRMNAVGKVLDVLGEHLAPGMEIEVALRNHDIPHVWPDAVLEQVAPLTTDVDEAAKVGRVDLRKLPLVTIDGEDARDFDDAVFCERKKSGGWRLWVAIADVSYYVGKETPLDEEAINRGNSVYFPEQVIPMLPKVLSNGLCSLNPKVDRLCMVAEMTISDAGRLSGYRFYEAVMNSHARFTYTQVAAILAGETAADEHQALVPHLQDLYQMYMAMKAARLERGAIEFETLEAKFIFDAHRKIETITTLQRNDAHKLIEECMIMANVAAARLLEKHEASALYRVHDEPDAEKLAHFRTFLSELGVENTIPLEPSPKEITESLARLGERPEIELIQTMLLRSMKQAVYQSENIGHFGLSLPAYAHFTSPIRRYPDLVVHRAIKGVLKAQGMPTTGAYAYTPIEADHLGAQCSMTERRADDATREVADWLKCEFMQDRVGQHFTGVVSSVTTFGLFVRLDELFIDGLVHVTALGNDYFHYDGSRHCLVGENTKQVFRLGDKISVTVISVSLDERRIHLGLQSEQANDRYARRRNNKAIEEKISVRQQLKSGRIPNEGKGVDAKKRPVDEKKDKAGGPSSKGKKKPSSAGKKVAKVGAAVSALGHESDINKTKKKKKKAIKRKRPGKNARKRNTSVGN, encoded by the coding sequence ATGTCTAATCAAGACCCATTTTTAAGCCGCGAGCAAGATAAATACGAAAATCCCGTCCCTAGCCGAGAGTTTATTTTGGCCCATTTACAGGATCGACAAAAACCAGCTTCTTTTGAAAGTCTCTGCGAAGAGCTTGATATCGTTGATGAGGAAAGAAGTATTGCGCTAAAACGTCGCTTAAGAGCGATGGAGCGAGATGGCCAGATTATTTTTAATCGATTGAAATGCTATTGCTTACCGGACAAAGTGGGTTTGGTTAAAGGTCGCGTAATTGGTCATCGTGATGGTTTTGGTTTCTTAGCCTTAGATGATGGCGGCAAAGACTGGTTTATTCCTAAACACCAAATGGAAGGTGTTTTCCACGGCGATCGCGTACTTGCAAAACCCGCCTCTCAAGGTAAGGGTGGCAAATGTGATGCGCGGATCGTTCGAGTTTTAGATGGTGAACGAACACCTATTATAGGGCGGTTTTTTGTTGAACACGGTATGGCGGTTGTTGTACCTGAAGATCCTCGTATTACTCAAGATATTATTATTCTGCCTGGCAATGAAAATGGTGCTCGCCATAATCAAATGGTGCAAATTGAAATTACACAGCGTCCAAGTCAACGTATGAATGCCGTCGGTAAAGTACTTGACGTGCTTGGTGAGCACTTAGCGCCAGGGATGGAAATTGAAGTGGCACTGCGTAACCATGATATCCCTCATGTTTGGCCCGATGCAGTGCTTGAACAGGTGGCTCCTTTAACCACCGATGTTGACGAAGCGGCAAAAGTGGGTCGGGTTGACTTGCGCAAATTACCTTTAGTGACCATTGATGGTGAAGATGCGCGCGATTTTGATGACGCTGTATTCTGTGAGCGCAAAAAAAGTGGTGGCTGGCGTTTATGGGTCGCAATTGCTGATGTTTCGTATTATGTGGGCAAAGAAACGCCTCTTGATGAAGAGGCAATTAATCGCGGCAACTCAGTATATTTCCCTGAGCAAGTCATTCCAATGTTGCCAAAAGTATTGTCCAATGGTTTATGTTCATTGAATCCAAAAGTAGACCGGTTATGCATGGTCGCTGAAATGACTATCTCAGATGCAGGGCGACTTTCTGGTTACCGCTTTTATGAGGCGGTAATGAATTCTCACGCTCGTTTTACATATACGCAAGTCGCAGCGATTCTAGCTGGAGAAACAGCCGCTGATGAGCATCAGGCATTAGTGCCGCATTTACAAGATTTATATCAAATGTATATGGCAATGAAAGCTGCTCGTTTAGAGCGTGGTGCGATTGAGTTTGAAACCTTAGAAGCTAAATTTATTTTTGATGCGCATCGTAAAATTGAAACCATCACAACATTGCAACGCAACGATGCGCATAAACTCATTGAAGAATGCATGATCATGGCCAATGTGGCTGCTGCAAGATTGCTTGAAAAACATGAGGCCAGTGCGCTTTATCGTGTACATGATGAACCTGATGCTGAAAAGTTAGCCCACTTTAGAACATTTTTAAGTGAACTTGGCGTAGAAAATACTATTCCGTTAGAGCCAAGCCCAAAAGAAATTACAGAGAGCTTAGCGCGTTTGGGCGAGCGCCCTGAAATAGAGCTTATTCAAACCATGTTGCTTCGCTCAATGAAGCAAGCGGTGTATCAATCTGAAAATATAGGTCACTTTGGTTTATCGCTACCTGCTTATGCGCACTTTACGTCACCTATTCGTCGTTATCCTGACTTAGTTGTACACCGTGCAATTAAAGGGGTATTAAAAGCGCAAGGCATGCCAACCACGGGTGCTTATGCCTATACACCAATCGAAGCCGATCATCTTGGTGCACAATGTTCTATGACTGAACGCCGAGCTGATGACGCAACACGTGAAGTAGCGGATTGGCTTAAATGTGAGTTTATGCAAGACCGGGTTGGTCAGCATTTTACTGGCGTTGTTTCATCGGTGACGACATTTGGTTTATTTGTTCGATTAGATGAATTGTTTATTGATGGCTTAGTTCATGTAACCGCTTTGGGAAATGACTATTTTCATTATGATGGTTCGCGTCATTGTCTTGTGGGTGAAAATACCAAACAAGTATTTCGTTTAGGCGATAAAATTTCTGTCACTGTGATATCGGTGAGTTTAGATGAGCGCCGTATCCATTTAGGGCTGCAAAGTGAGCAAGCAAACGATCGTTATGCTCGTCGACGTAACAATAAAGCGATCGAAGAAAAAATCAGTGTGCGTCAGCAACTAAAGTCAGGACGTATTCCTAATGAAGGCAAAGGGGTTGATGCTAAGAAACGTCCAGTTGATGAGAAAAAAGATAAAGCAGGTGGGCCAAGTTCAAAAGGCAAAAAAAAGCCAAGCTCAGCGGGTAAAAAAGTGGCCAAAGTGGGAGCGGCAGTTTCTGCACTAGGGCATGAGTCAGACATTAATAAAACGAAGAAAAAAAAGAAGAAAGCCATTAAACGTAAACGTCCAGGTAAAAATGCACGTAAACGTAATACCTCGGTAGGGAATTAG
- the rlmB gene encoding 23S rRNA (guanosine(2251)-2'-O)-methyltransferase RlmB, producing the protein MSNELIFGFHSVEAILAKEPERFIEIYALKGREDKRLNPILELAEQFGVSVQFMHRKTLDEKADGEQHQGLIAKVKAGKTYSEKDLDEIIARHETPFLLVLDGVTDPHNLGACLRSADAAGVHAVIVPKDNSAKLNGVARKVACGAAETVPLVHVTNLARTLREIKDAGVWVIGTAGETDTHVFDAKLTGPIALVMGAEGTGMRRLTREHCDTLVKIPMVGTVSSLNVSVATGICLFEILRQRNLISL; encoded by the coding sequence GTGAGTAATGAATTAATTTTTGGCTTTCATTCGGTTGAAGCTATTTTAGCAAAAGAGCCTGAGCGCTTTATTGAAATTTATGCGTTAAAAGGTCGTGAAGACAAACGTTTAAATCCAATCCTTGAGTTAGCAGAGCAATTTGGTGTTTCAGTTCAGTTTATGCATCGTAAGACTTTGGACGAAAAAGCAGATGGTGAACAGCATCAAGGTCTTATCGCAAAAGTTAAGGCAGGTAAAACCTACAGTGAAAAAGATCTTGATGAGATTATAGCGCGTCATGAGACGCCTTTCTTACTTGTACTGGATGGCGTGACTGATCCGCATAATCTAGGTGCATGCTTGCGCAGTGCCGATGCAGCAGGTGTTCATGCTGTTATTGTGCCTAAAGATAACTCAGCCAAACTTAATGGTGTCGCTCGCAAAGTGGCTTGTGGTGCTGCTGAAACCGTACCTCTTGTTCATGTAACAAATTTAGCGCGAACATTACGTGAAATAAAAGATGCGGGCGTATGGGTGATTGGTACCGCAGGTGAAACAGACACTCATGTCTTTGATGCCAAACTTACTGGGCCGATTGCACTCGTGATGGGCGCTGAAGGCACAGGTATGCGCCGTTTAACACGTGAGCACTGTGATACCTTAGTTAAAATCCCTATGGTTGGTACGGTTTCTAGCTTAAATGTATCTGTTGCAACCGGTATTTGTTTATTCGAAATTTTACGCCAGCGTAACCTCATTTCTCTTTAG
- the rpsF gene encoding 30S ribosomal protein S6 has product MRHYEIVFMVHPDQSEQVPGMIERYTGSITEAGGTIHRLEDWGRRQLAYPIDKLHKAHYVLMNVEATSEVINELETSFRYNDAVLRNLVMRTKSAVTEASPLVREERREAAEA; this is encoded by the coding sequence ATGCGTCATTACGAAATCGTATTCATGGTTCATCCAGATCAAAGTGAACAAGTTCCAGGTATGATCGAGCGTTATACTGGTTCTATCACTGAAGCTGGCGGTACTATCCACCGTTTAGAAGACTGGGGTCGTCGTCAATTGGCTTACCCAATCGACAAGCTTCATAAAGCCCACTATGTTCTAATGAACGTTGAAGCTACATCTGAAGTAATCAACGAGCTAGAAACTTCTTTCCGTTATAACGATGCAGTACTACGTAACTTAGTTATGCGTACTAAATCAGCTGTAACAGAAGCATCTCCTCTTGTAAGAGAAGAGAGAAGAGAAGCTGCTGAAGCTTAA
- the priB gene encoding primosomal replication protein N, whose product MTNNQLVLSGVVCKTPKFSQSPAGIPHCIFVLEHRSQQVEAGLNRNSYVRMQVVASGEAIQHYAQDIQIGSQVTVYGFLNRHEGRNGLSQLVLHAHQIERIILGDLSHGTLLQTS is encoded by the coding sequence ATGACTAATAACCAGTTAGTACTTTCTGGGGTGGTGTGTAAAACACCTAAATTTAGTCAAAGCCCAGCCGGTATTCCACACTGCATTTTTGTATTGGAGCATCGGTCGCAACAAGTTGAAGCCGGACTAAACCGTAATAGTTATGTTCGAATGCAAGTTGTCGCAAGTGGTGAAGCAATACAACATTATGCTCAAGACATACAGATTGGGTCACAAGTGACAGTGTACGGTTTTTTAAACCGTCACGAAGGCCGTAACGGCTTGAGTCAATTGGTATTACATGCCCATCAAATAGAAAGAATTATTTTAGGAGATTTATCTCATGGCACGTTACTTCAGACGTCGTAA
- the rpsR gene encoding 30S ribosomal protein S18 — MARYFRRRKFCRFKAEGVQKIDYKDLATLRNYVTESGKIVPSRITGTSAKYQRQLAAAIKRARYLALLPYTDLHK, encoded by the coding sequence ATGGCACGTTACTTCAGACGTCGTAAGTTCTGCCGCTTCAAAGCGGAAGGCGTACAAAAAATTGATTATAAAGATCTAGCTACTCTTAGAAACTATGTTACAGAAAGTGGCAAAATCGTACCTAGCCGTATCACAGGTACTAGCGCAAAATATCAGCGTCAATTAGCAGCAGCAATCAAACGCGCTCGCTACTTAGCCCTTCTTCCATACACTGACTTACATAAGTAA
- the rplI gene encoding 50S ribosomal protein L9, translated as MQVILLDKIANLGSLGDQVAVKSGYARNFLFPKGKAVPATAANVESFDARRADLEAKVAETLAAAHVRAEKLTALAEVTLVSKAGDEGKLFGSIGTRDIADAISAVGIEVAKSEVRLPNGTIREVGEFEVAIQVHSDVTATIAVVVIAEA; from the coding sequence ATGCAAGTTATTCTACTAGACAAGATCGCTAACCTAGGCAGCCTAGGTGATCAAGTTGCAGTAAAATCAGGTTACGCGCGTAACTTCCTTTTTCCAAAAGGTAAGGCCGTTCCTGCAACAGCTGCTAATGTTGAATCTTTCGATGCACGTCGTGCTGATTTAGAAGCTAAAGTTGCTGAAACTTTAGCTGCTGCTCACGTTCGCGCTGAAAAATTAACTGCACTAGCTGAAGTTACTTTAGTATCTAAAGCTGGCGACGAAGGTAAATTATTCGGTTCTATCGGTACTCGCGATATTGCTGATGCTATCTCTGCAGTTGGTATTGAAGTTGCTAAATCAGAAGTTCGTTTACCAAACGGTACAATCCGTGAAGTAGGTGAATTCGAAGTTGCAATTCAAGTACATTCAGATGTTACTGCTACTATTGCTGTAGTTGTTATCGCTGAAGCTTAA